TTTACGAAATAAAATAGGGGGAAATGATAATCTGTCTTCTACAACACATGGCGATCAGCCTCCATATTGACCATTAGAGTAATTGCCAAGACCACCATGGGAACAATGGAGCAGAGAGCTGGCGTGAAGCCCTTCACATGGTCCACTGCTCGAACTGGGAACAGTGGTATACATGGTTCCGGCCCTCTGGTCACCAGACAAAACTTGCCAGGGCATTGCTGCCATATGCATAGGAGGTTGTGGTGGCAGCCTTCTTGTTTGCATGGCATCTTGCAGCATCTCGTGGGACTTCTCCTTAACCATGTCTTGTACCATACAAAGCTCCTTTCTCAACTGCTCCAACTCATGTATCCCTAATGCACTAACATTGGCATTCAACAGTTGCATTACAGGCCCCCCACTCTCCCTATCCATAGCGTCTACTAgcatctccttcctcctcttctCGGTCTCCATTAATTTTTGCAACTCCATAACCTGCTGATTCATCTCTTGACTACTACCGGTCAACCCTTGAGTACCATGGCTATCACTTCCAATGGTGAGGCCATCCAAAGTATGCGCGGCAAGGAAGCGGTCAGCAACAGACAAAGTAGAGGGATGGCCAAATGACAAGCATTTGCCACCAGGGGAGAACGTGACAACAGCAACCTCTGCACCGCATAGGGTGGAAAGCTCGCTAgccttcttgaataagcttggGCGTCGCTTGGAGAAGCATACCTGCCGTGCCTCCTCACCTTTGATGCGCTTCATCTCAATCCTTTGCCTACCCTTGGTCGACTTACCCTTCACCATCACCAAGCTACTTGACAAGTTTTTTCTTGGCTATCAACATTCTAGCTAGAACAGATGCAATTGGAGATTATATTGTCAGGCaatatggtacacagtggttTATATAGAGTTTTTTAATATGAAGGAATATTTTTGATTGGTGTGGATGCATGGTGTATTTTGGTCATTTTTAGCTGGGCACCATGTAAATATATCTGGAAGATATTTCTTGGATGGAAAAAATTAATGTACAGATTTTTAAGGTGCCATCCTACATTTTACAGTCGACACTTTTGGAAGCAATCAAGAAACCATGTTAATTGTGGTGTCAAGAATGGAATGAATACACCAAGAGTCCTGTACTCCGGTCCTGTCAGATGTACAATAGCTGGAATCTAACACAAAGAGTTCCCTATTATAAACGATCCATAAGATAATTGCTGAAAACACTAAGACATGAACTAATACAGAATGAGAAGGATTATCATCCCTTTTGCATATTTCATACTATATGTGTTACGTTCACATGTAATTGGTTAAAGAAAGCTTTTAATGTATACATTTGAATAAGAAACTTAGGCAAATGTTAGCGTTGCTAATTTGGCtaacagattttttttttgaaataaggGAGGATCGTGGTCATTTAAGGTGCCCAAAGATAACTGGATGTACGAAGAGACCAGCTAGATATATGTGGTAGCCTGATAGTGTGGAATTAAATGTGCAGTACCaatttgttgatgcaaaactgatctgcaaacacaaagggctaatacccgattcaaacgttaaggcgtgccagccgatttgaccttactatcggcaaaggtgataactcgaatactttagtcctgacaacagcgatgcgcccggatgtcacggctaagaggtactcacgcggaactcgagaatacgccaagcttaagtcgacgaattcctaagaactcgtaataaaagagaaaaagtatgacgaagtcgtcgaaaaatagatgctggaatatgagtaaaaacgtgtgtttgattgattgatagattcatctcattacaaggccctagggttcatatttataccctgctcaaagagctacaattaaacacgactagaattcgaattccaaattacacggaatccgtatacaaaacaacttaaataaataaggaaataacaaagctgtctcccgtgacgaactaaaattcttccataaaccgacagcagtttccggactcctcctccgtatcatcggcagactccttaccatggtcatcggcagacttcttaccatggtcatcggcagactcccccattatagccatcggcatcACTATCTGCGGacctagtcacattcaacctctcatccatcggcaaccaccgtcatcggcaactcaccctatAAACAGCATACTACTACCTTATCCCGTCATCCTAgatacgtgcccaaaaacggtgtcaacacatgccccccaatttcggagtataaaactattaatgctccgaaattctctgcagtaatgatgccttttcccgcaattaatgctcctaatctggtaaccgacaacctcaatctgaacaactcttgatcctattcctccgcagattcctcgaaatccccaacttcctaaatggGCATTTCTCCctcaaccgtacatcggcaataacaccgttacaaagatctgccgatgtactgaccaggatgttcgtacaaacggctacctcccctctatccgcccatcggcaatatgaccgttatagaacgctgctgacggaccgaccaggagatctcgcacagtaaaatatcttcagataatgaccgcctcCCATCAAATCACCTACGTAATCctcgattaccgtgcgaacagttaccatatctacctgagtaccctcggatttctcggatgcggcaaagagataagtcagatttgcccttacccattttgtcctataaatagttccttctcgggtactccttctccatcacatcatttcaccatccctacttttacttttccagcggcggcgccattcacaaccttcaagaccttcgacaagcactcctcttcatcaactccggtgccctcaaacgttctcttcacgacaagatggccattggcttcgtcgtccctgaggtcagatctccatctcatctcctgtaTTCTTCTTgtattcctgttcatccgcaattcatcttactgaatatcttccttttcctttttctttgtattttttttattctccaaaacactaggagttatccaacaaaattgtcatccccaccgatcaaccacacctccaatgtctcggccctctaggggatccagatccaactaaccttatcaatgcagaaaccaacaggattccctttagagccgaaaatttttctttagatctgtggaaagacacctttcgctcttggcccagccctactgtagggtggaaagactggttcttgagagtcagcaattcgaatgaagtccagtggggtgaaaggaagctagcccaatgcatcaggctatctattgccgatatgcacaagaacgagtcgctgttaatagctgcgtcttatttttggtcagatacccttaatgccttcgtctttggccacggccctgtttctcccactcttgccgatgtagctatgctcactggtctggacgtctcttctgccgatagcacccacttcttcgataccgctcctagtgccaaagtggagactcgcgctatcggcggttggtcggggtacattcagaagtaccgtgggaaggggcctgtcaccataaaggaacaaaccaccttcctgaacatgtggctggacaagttcgtattctgtggtcgatcggcaggaccaacttctgtctatctatcggcagcagagagactggctaacggtggccaatttcctctcggccgatacttgcttggcgctgcttaccatcttctccatcaagtagcccagaaactcctgcttggtcagtctatcggcaacttgggaggtccctggtggtttattaacatgtggctcaatctgcacttgcataaacgccttgacttcaacttgttcacacagcatttcccaagagatatagccgaaaatcatgtgttgggcgaagaggaatcggcaacacgtgcccccctgaactttggcgaagctgccatagttctacctggttcagggagtaatctgGATCAAattggccgattcttccagactctgtatgagggactggccagagatgaacgaccatggttggcttatgatgacccagacagcatgctccctctaaccttcaatccatttgatgaagctcttgacagggataatgaggtgatgatagcaattgtgactcccagagccataccagtgaatttctttggtagcacaaaaacctctccccaaacttatgaattttacaatccatcggccttagcccgtcagctagctttcggccagttgccgattgcactcccttatgccgatgtgataaaacccagagaacccgtcaccaactttcttgaatggattcgagtagcccaactaccaccaaatgccgatacagatgtagatctgccagaatgggttccagctgcctttattactcaggcatacaagctatggtgggcagaatggaaagagcatctattctgcagatcggccctctcataccgcggcatgatcgaccccgaatacgaagtccccgatgacactgtaagtattttataaccgatgtttcatttttcaatactatttccatcggtagcttacccttgtattctttctgcaggttgacaacatccccccatcggttagcaggagtggcaagccgattgacttgtttccatcaggcccgatctcctcaatcggccacaatgctcccactctggcttccgtcgtgcatcggggtgtgcacctcaggaaagtcaccaccaagagagcTCAGACATCAcctacggtagctgcttccactctggcgcaggctttcaaggcaatttgtcaaatctttttcttttacactgaccatctttatatcggctacatCTGCGCTTATAAACCCCTTATCattgttgcagcaaaccggtgcatcggcaaaagctaagcgccaaagtgccg
This window of the Sorghum bicolor cultivar BTx623 chromosome 7, Sorghum_bicolor_NCBIv3, whole genome shotgun sequence genome carries:
- the LOC8086095 gene encoding agamous-like MADS-box protein AGL29 is translated as MVKGKSTKGRQRIEMKRIKGEEARQVCFSKRRPSLFKKASELSTLCGAEVAVVTFSPGGKCLSFGHPSTLSVADRFLAAHTLDGLTIGSDSHGTQGLTGSSQEMNQQVMELQKLMETEKRRKEMLVDAMDRESGGPVMQLLNANVSALGIHELEQLRKELCMVQDMVKEKSHEMLQDAMQTRRLPPQPPMHMAAMPWQVLSGDQRAGTMYTTVPSSSSGPCEGLHASSLLHCSHGGLGNYSNGQYGG